One Luteibacter aegosomaticola genomic window carries:
- a CDS encoding glycoside hydrolase family 27 protein, with the protein MNPTLANILRGTALGTLMCAAGIATAPAKAADTADLLPQMGFNNWNSTHCRAEFDEAMIRGIADKFISLGLKDAGYRYVNVDDCWANWQRDKDGHLQPNPKRFPSGIAALADYIHQRGLKFGVYSSAGTSTCEPLQEDRGFPGGLGHEVDDAKTIASWHVDYLKYDNCNNQKLDAHKRYTDMANALRNSGRQIFFSMCEWGENKPWLWASKAPVNAGSWRTTGDITDTYASMLKIFKENVVLDKYASLGHWNDPDMLEVGNGGMTDVEYRSHFSLWSIMASPLLIGTDLRTIKPDALQILLNKDVIAIDQDPLGVQGHQVRDADGIHVIVKPLKDGGKAVAVFNEGDSAKDVSVAPSEIGLKAGGSHTVRDLWAHTDAKGDGAIKVKLEPHATVMYRISK; encoded by the coding sequence ATGAACCCTACGCTGGCAAACATCCTTCGGGGCACGGCCCTTGGCACGCTCATGTGCGCGGCGGGTATCGCCACCGCACCGGCCAAGGCCGCCGACACCGCGGACCTCCTGCCGCAGATGGGTTTCAACAACTGGAACTCCACCCACTGCCGCGCCGAGTTCGACGAAGCCATGATTCGTGGCATCGCCGACAAGTTCATCAGCCTGGGGCTGAAGGACGCCGGCTACCGTTACGTGAACGTGGACGACTGCTGGGCGAACTGGCAGCGCGACAAGGACGGGCACCTTCAGCCCAACCCGAAGCGCTTCCCGAGCGGTATTGCCGCGCTGGCCGACTACATCCACCAGCGCGGGTTGAAGTTCGGTGTCTACTCCAGTGCGGGAACGTCGACCTGCGAACCGTTGCAGGAGGATCGTGGGTTCCCGGGCGGCCTGGGCCATGAGGTGGATGATGCAAAGACCATCGCCTCGTGGCACGTCGACTACCTCAAATACGACAACTGCAACAACCAGAAGCTCGATGCGCACAAGCGCTACACCGACATGGCCAATGCGCTACGCAACAGTGGCCGGCAGATCTTCTTCAGCATGTGCGAGTGGGGCGAGAACAAGCCGTGGCTGTGGGCGAGCAAGGCGCCGGTGAACGCAGGGTCGTGGCGTACCACGGGCGATATCACGGACACCTACGCGTCGATGCTGAAGATCTTCAAGGAAAACGTGGTGCTCGATAAGTACGCGAGCCTCGGGCACTGGAATGATCCGGATATGCTTGAGGTCGGCAATGGCGGCATGACGGATGTGGAGTACCGAAGCCACTTCAGCCTCTGGTCGATCATGGCCTCGCCGCTGCTGATCGGTACTGATTTGCGGACGATCAAGCCGGATGCGTTGCAGATTCTGCTTAACAAGGATGTGATCGCGATCGACCAGGACCCGCTGGGCGTCCAGGGGCATCAGGTGCGCGATGCCGATGGCATCCATGTGATCGTGAAGCCGCTGAAGGATGGTGGTAAGGCCGTGGCGGTGTTCAACGAAGGGGATTCGGCCAAGGATGTGTCCGTGGCGCCTTCGGAGATCGGGCTGAAGGCCGGCGGGAGCCATACCGTGCGGGATCTTTGGGCGCATACCGACGCCAAGGGCGACGGCGCGATCAAGGTGAAGCTGGAGCCGCATGCTACGGTGATGTATCGCATCAGCAAGTAA
- a CDS encoding TonB-dependent receptor translates to MQLTKLAVAVRRSLVATGVAWMVGYGVPGYAQTAAAPDTAPAGTQTSAPQAKPAKPAKTTKPAADAGDDKKVTELGAVAVTGQLAALQRAQAIKQDAVNVVDSISAEEAGKFPDPNVADALQRVPGVSVNRSGGESSQIAVRGFGPDFVAVTINGRPMATASGSRAFNFDVLPSEIISVAQVNKTSSADIPEVDIGGVVNIQTARPLDFTGFHGAWSGAGVNSNLTGDWEGKTTPKASGLLGWTNSDHTFGWMASASYYKRKDTQLNTQASSWYANQDIKTQPDQTVPTYTGVAVPETLATNVLDETRTRKGVSGAIDWKPIDQLTVQFDTLYSSYKVDGLEHEFGEYGNTGDIQSMTLDPNGTALNFVRNSSGPNVMANDYVMSYAPSYEKSYQNGLNLGFDIDQDTKLSLDVSSSKAWNKESPNGYFLVIGAKNFGTNPTWTNGGNSEPPSYSNILSTTDMSNLAAHCCNAGSGNNVTNKVNNYQLTLDKAFDGVFSRLQAGVQYSKQYVKSDSWGTPNGILCNAYCGYSLNVPPDAVGAYVYDAPSKIHGVSSPGAPSQWIQYDPRAYLAWLASPAAYNQLPDDKRNALLAGLAANGGTLDAAPNPGSYNNVAENQKAFFAKGIFEGTAWNMPWALDVGVRYLNIVSTSTAVNQPPVTYYVDPNDTSNAQVTYGPLAPQSAEGGYHKWLPSMNFKWTLLDNLVYRFSLSKTLTPPQLSNLYYNTSYGVRPNSLTISRGNPQLQPYSSRNYDMGLEWYIDDASYIALEGFYKKVSNFSTLVSSPVQFLTDQNSGQPLTWSLTQPVNLNSSNIYGEELTFNYQFKNLLPDPFDGLGMALNYTHVKSSTSLSPGVIASAGKFAVPGIGDSANASLYYEKGPVQVRVAYNWRGKYLESISYGGGAQPATRSAYGQVDLSASYAINKHLSAFVSGTNLTHEHLYDYSVYRNRFLYAEADGTIYTVGLRGTF, encoded by the coding sequence ATGCAGCTAACGAAACTAGCGGTCGCTGTGCGGCGGTCGCTCGTGGCAACGGGTGTCGCCTGGATGGTGGGCTATGGCGTACCGGGCTATGCACAGACAGCGGCCGCGCCAGATACGGCGCCGGCTGGAACGCAAACATCAGCGCCTCAGGCCAAGCCGGCCAAGCCGGCGAAGACGACCAAACCCGCGGCTGACGCCGGGGACGATAAGAAGGTGACCGAACTGGGTGCCGTGGCTGTCACCGGCCAGCTGGCCGCGCTGCAGCGTGCGCAGGCGATCAAGCAGGACGCGGTCAACGTCGTCGATTCCATCTCCGCCGAAGAGGCGGGCAAGTTTCCTGACCCCAACGTGGCCGACGCGCTCCAGCGCGTACCGGGCGTTTCGGTGAACCGCAGTGGCGGTGAATCCAGCCAGATCGCCGTGCGCGGCTTCGGCCCGGACTTCGTGGCCGTCACGATCAACGGGCGCCCCATGGCCACGGCCTCGGGCTCGCGTGCCTTCAATTTCGACGTGCTGCCGTCCGAGATCATCAGCGTTGCCCAGGTCAACAAGACCTCGTCGGCCGATATTCCCGAGGTGGATATCGGCGGCGTGGTGAATATCCAGACCGCGCGGCCGCTCGACTTCACCGGTTTCCACGGCGCGTGGAGCGGGGCGGGGGTGAACAGCAACCTGACCGGTGACTGGGAAGGCAAGACCACGCCCAAGGCCTCGGGTCTGCTGGGCTGGACCAACTCGGACCACACCTTCGGCTGGATGGCCTCGGCGTCGTACTACAAGCGCAAGGACACCCAGCTCAACACCCAGGCCAGTTCCTGGTATGCCAATCAGGACATCAAGACCCAGCCAGACCAGACCGTGCCGACGTACACCGGCGTGGCGGTTCCGGAAACGCTGGCCACGAACGTGCTGGACGAGACCCGCACCCGCAAGGGCGTTAGCGGCGCCATCGACTGGAAGCCGATCGACCAACTGACGGTGCAGTTCGATACCTTGTACTCGAGCTACAAGGTCGATGGCCTGGAGCATGAGTTCGGCGAGTACGGCAACACCGGCGATATCCAGTCGATGACGCTCGACCCGAACGGCACCGCGCTCAACTTCGTGCGCAATAGCTCCGGCCCCAACGTCATGGCGAACGACTACGTCATGTCCTATGCGCCGAGCTATGAAAAGAGCTACCAGAACGGCCTGAACCTCGGTTTCGATATCGACCAGGACACCAAACTGAGCCTGGATGTGTCCAGCTCCAAGGCGTGGAACAAGGAAAGCCCGAACGGCTACTTCCTCGTGATCGGTGCCAAGAACTTCGGTACCAACCCCACCTGGACCAACGGTGGCAACAGCGAGCCGCCGAGCTACTCGAACATCCTGTCGACCACCGACATGTCCAACCTCGCGGCGCACTGCTGCAACGCGGGCTCGGGCAACAACGTGACCAACAAGGTCAACAACTACCAGCTAACGCTCGACAAAGCCTTCGACGGCGTGTTCTCGCGGTTGCAGGCGGGCGTGCAGTACTCCAAGCAGTACGTGAAGTCGGATAGCTGGGGTACGCCCAACGGCATCCTCTGCAACGCCTACTGCGGCTATTCCCTCAATGTGCCGCCGGATGCCGTCGGCGCCTATGTGTACGATGCGCCGTCGAAGATCCATGGCGTGTCATCGCCGGGTGCGCCGTCGCAGTGGATCCAGTACGACCCGCGCGCCTACCTGGCCTGGCTGGCGTCGCCGGCAGCCTACAACCAGCTTCCGGACGACAAGCGCAACGCCTTGCTGGCCGGTCTGGCAGCGAACGGTGGCACCCTCGATGCCGCGCCCAACCCCGGTAGCTACAACAACGTGGCCGAGAACCAGAAGGCGTTCTTCGCCAAGGGTATTTTCGAAGGCACCGCCTGGAACATGCCCTGGGCGCTCGACGTGGGCGTGCGGTATCTCAACATCGTCTCGACCTCGACGGCGGTGAACCAGCCGCCGGTGACGTACTACGTCGACCCCAACGACACCAGCAATGCCCAGGTGACGTATGGCCCGCTGGCGCCGCAGTCGGCGGAGGGCGGCTATCACAAGTGGCTGCCGTCGATGAACTTCAAGTGGACCTTGCTGGATAACCTGGTCTACCGATTCTCGCTCTCCAAGACGCTGACGCCGCCGCAGCTCAGCAACCTCTACTACAACACCAGCTACGGCGTGCGCCCGAACTCGCTGACCATCTCGCGCGGTAACCCGCAGCTCCAGCCGTATTCCTCGCGGAACTACGACATGGGCCTGGAGTGGTACATCGACGACGCCAGCTACATCGCGCTGGAAGGCTTCTACAAGAAGGTCAGCAACTTCAGCACGCTGGTGAGCTCGCCGGTGCAGTTCCTGACCGACCAGAACAGCGGGCAGCCCCTGACCTGGTCGCTCACCCAGCCGGTCAACCTGAATTCGTCGAACATCTACGGCGAAGAGCTGACCTTCAACTACCAGTTCAAGAACCTGTTGCCCGACCCGTTCGATGGCCTGGGCATGGCGCTGAACTACACGCATGTGAAGAGCAGCACCTCGCTGAGCCCGGGTGTGATCGCTTCCGCCGGCAAATTCGCTGTGCCGGGTATCGGCGATTCGGCCAACGCGAGCTTGTATTACGAGAAGGGCCCCGTGCAGGTACGTGTCGCGTACAACTGGCGTGGCAAGTACCTGGAGAGCATCTCCTACGGCGGCGGCGCCCAGCCGGCCACGCGTAGCGCTTACGGCCAGGTGGACTTGAGCGCGAGCTACGCCATCAACAAGCATCTCTCGGCCTTCGTCTCCGGCACCAACCTGACCCACGAGCACTTGTACGACTACTCCGTCTACCGCAATCGCTTCCTGTATGCCGAAGCGGACGGCACCATCTACACGGTGGGCTTGCGGGGCACGTTCTGA
- a CDS encoding SDR family oxidoreductase: MKTWLITGASSGLGLDMTRKLLARGDRVVACGRRSERLEPLAAQAGDRLRIARFDLTDTAALRREVENAFAAFGRIDVVVSNAGYGLFGAAEEVGDEQIDRQLATNLTSSIQLVRAVLPHLRAQGGGRIVQVSSEGGQVAYPNFSLYHATKWGIEGFLEAVAQEVAPFGIHVVIAEPGPTATEFGSGLDRAPETPVYDATPAGDVRRGIANGSFKIKGDAGRTVDAIIQIADQRQPRLRVALGSTAFENIYKSLHARLDDLTAQKALAYSADVDD, translated from the coding sequence ATGAAGACCTGGCTAATCACTGGCGCCTCCTCAGGCCTGGGCCTCGATATGACACGCAAGCTCCTGGCCCGCGGCGATCGCGTGGTGGCCTGCGGCCGCCGCAGCGAAAGGCTGGAACCGCTGGCCGCCCAGGCAGGCGACCGCCTGCGCATCGCGCGCTTCGACCTGACAGACACCGCAGCGCTGCGCCGCGAGGTAGAAAACGCCTTCGCCGCCTTCGGCCGCATCGATGTCGTGGTGAGTAACGCCGGCTACGGCCTGTTCGGTGCCGCTGAGGAGGTCGGTGACGAACAGATCGATCGGCAGCTCGCGACCAACCTGACCAGCTCGATCCAGCTCGTGCGCGCCGTCCTACCCCACCTCCGCGCACAGGGCGGCGGCCGCATCGTGCAGGTTTCGTCCGAAGGCGGCCAGGTGGCCTACCCCAACTTCAGCCTGTACCACGCCACGAAATGGGGCATCGAAGGCTTCCTCGAAGCCGTCGCCCAGGAAGTGGCGCCGTTCGGTATCCATGTCGTCATTGCGGAGCCCGGCCCTACGGCCACGGAATTCGGCAGCGGCCTCGACCGCGCGCCGGAGACGCCGGTGTATGACGCTACTCCGGCCGGGGACGTGCGCCGCGGCATCGCGAACGGCTCGTTCAAGATCAAGGGCGACGCCGGACGCACCGTCGACGCGATCATCCAGATCGCCGACCAACGCCAGCCGCGCCTGCGCGTCGCGCTTGGCAGCACCGCGTTCGAGAACATCTACAAGTCCCTGCACGCCCGGCTGGACGACCTCACGGCGCAGAAGGCACTCGCCTACTCGGCCGACGTCGATGATTGA
- a CDS encoding LysR family transcriptional regulator has translation MPDITLTDLKAFIQVARHRSFQRAADTLGVSRSSLSHAVKGLEDRLGVRLLHRTTRSVAVTEAGEKLLQRAAPLLQDLDDTLDDLSHGEGEIVGTLRINANKGGARWLLDNAIPLFLQRHPQVELDLVTEGRLVDIVAEGFDVGVRLDEAVPGDMVAVRFGEPVRFIAVASPEYIKRAGTPRKPQDLMQHSCIRQRLPSGKRYRWEFGKGKQEVQVDVPGALSLDDNDLMVAAAVAGMGVAFVPEPFARGALAEGALVLLLAEWSPQAPALCLYYASYRQVPAPLRAFIDVVREVDAGLQGVRQP, from the coding sequence ATGCCGGACATCACCCTGACGGACCTGAAGGCGTTTATCCAGGTCGCGCGGCATCGCAGCTTCCAGCGCGCTGCGGACACCCTTGGGGTGTCACGGTCGTCCCTGAGCCATGCCGTGAAGGGGCTCGAGGATCGCCTTGGGGTGCGCCTCCTGCACCGTACGACCCGAAGCGTTGCCGTGACCGAAGCCGGCGAGAAGCTACTCCAGCGCGCCGCGCCCTTGCTTCAGGATCTGGACGACACGCTCGACGACCTGAGCCACGGTGAAGGCGAAATCGTCGGTACGCTGCGGATCAACGCGAATAAGGGCGGTGCGCGCTGGTTGCTGGACAACGCGATACCTCTGTTCCTTCAACGTCACCCGCAGGTCGAACTCGACCTCGTCACTGAAGGCCGCCTCGTCGATATCGTGGCCGAGGGATTCGACGTCGGCGTTCGTCTGGATGAGGCGGTGCCAGGCGACATGGTTGCCGTGCGCTTTGGTGAGCCCGTGCGGTTCATTGCCGTGGCGTCGCCTGAGTACATCAAGCGTGCAGGCACGCCGCGCAAGCCGCAGGATCTGATGCAGCACAGCTGCATTCGGCAGCGCCTACCGAGTGGCAAGCGTTACCGCTGGGAGTTCGGCAAGGGCAAGCAGGAAGTGCAGGTGGATGTGCCTGGGGCGCTTAGCCTGGATGACAATGATTTGATGGTCGCGGCGGCTGTCGCGGGGATGGGCGTTGCGTTTGTGCCGGAGCCGTTTGCTCGTGGTGCTCTGGCTGAGGGCGCGCTTGTGTTGCTTCTTGCGGAGTGGTCACCACAGGCGCCGGCACTTTGTCTCTACTATGCGAGCTATCGACAGGTGCCTGCGCCGTTGCGGGCGTTTATTGATGTTGTGCGGGAGGTTGATGCGGGGTTGCAGGGTGTGAGGCAGCCGTGA